GATGATGCGCGTTTTCAACATGCGGCTCTGGTAGCGTGGATTGAGGGACGGGGAAAGGGGCTCCGCCCTTGGACCGGAGGTCGAGTTCATTATTATCAGGGGGCTCTGCCCTTCGACCAGAGGTCGAGTTCATTATCAGGGGGCTCCGCCCTTCGACCAGAGGTCGAGTTCATTATCAGGGGGCTCCGCCCTTCGACCAGAGGTCGGGTTCATTATTGGGGGGCTCTGCCCTTCGACCAGAGGTCGAGTTCATTATTATTGGGGGGCTCTGCCCCCAGGGCCTGCGGCCCCTCCCCCGGCATATTGTCTTGAACAATGAAGGGGAAGTTTGCCTATCACGGAAAGGTGCATGGCGTATGGTCGCCTGTGTGTCAGGTTTGGACTATTGCAAAACGGGAGACGCAAGATGCGGATTTTGATGGCTCTGATGACGAGCGTATTTTTGGCGGGAACAGCAATGGCAGGTGACAACGGGATCATCCGCAAGGAGGCCGCGGGCAGCGTGGTTGAGACGATGGACAAGTTGCAGGCCGCCCTTGAGGGCGCGGGCCTGACCATCTTTGCGCGCGTCGATCATGGCGCGGGCGCTCAGGGCGTGGGCGAAGATATCGGGGCGTCGCAGCTCTTGATCTTCGGCAACCCGAAACTGGGTACCCAGGCCATGCTGGACGACCGGACGGCGGCCCTGTTCCTGCCGATGAAGGTGGCCGTCTACGAGAACGAGAGCGGCGCGACCGTGATCGCCTACGAGGCGCCTGCCGAGATGCTGGGCCAGCTGGGCGGGATCGCGACGGATGCGGCCTATGTCCAGACCATGACCGGCGCGCTTGGCAAGTTTACGGACGGGGCCGCGCAATAGCGCCTAGCCGCGCCGCCATGCGATCAGGTCGCGCAGCGCGCACAGTGCCAGCGCCAAAAGGATCACGGCCCCAGCGGGGACCGTGATCAGCAAGAGCCAACCCATGACCCCCATGGCGTAGAGCGTGCCGCCCCAATCGACGCCGCCGATCACGCAAGGGGTCACGAACCCTTCGTGCAGGGTGCAATCGTAGGCATGTGCCACGGTTCCGGCGATGGCTGCGCTGACAAGGGGGGCGGCGCAGATCAGCAGGGCTGCGACCAGGCCTGCGTATTGCGCCCGGCGCGTCATGCCAGCGCGCGCAACGCCGCCTGAAGGTCGATGGCCCCGTCATAAAGCGCGCGGCCCGAGATGGCGCCCGAAATGACCTGGGTGTCCTTCAGCGCCTTGAGGTCTTCGAGAGACGATACGCCGCCGCTTGCGATGACGGGGATGCGGACCGCTTGCGCCAGCGCCCGGGTGGCGGGAATATTTGGCCCGCCCATGGCCCCGTCGCGGTTGATGTCGGTGTAGATGATCGCGGCCACGCCTGCGTCCTCGAACGACTTGGCAAGGTCGGTCGCGTCCACATCCGTTTCCGTGGCCCATCCCTTGGTCGCCACCTTGCCGCCGCGCGCATCGATGCCCACGGCCACGCAGCCGGGAAAGGCGCGCGCCGCGTCGCGCACGAGGTCGGGATTTTCCACCGCGACGGTGCCCAGGATGACCCGCGCGAGGCCCTTGGACAGCCACATCTCGATCGTGGCCATGTCGCGGATGCCGCCGCCCAACTGGGCCGGGACGTCGCATTGGGACAGGATCGCCTCGACCGGGGCGGCGTTGACCGGCGTGCCCGCAAAGGCGCCGTTGAGGTCCACCAGGTGCAACCAGGTGCAGCCGGCATCCACGAAGGCGCGGGCCTGTGCCGCTGGGTCTTCATTAAAGACCGTGACCTTCTCCATATCCCCGTGGACCAGCCGCACGGCTTGCCCGTCTTTGAGGTCGATGGCGGGATAAAGGATCATGGTACCGGACCTTTCACTGTCAGATCGCGTCGTCGCACGGTCCCGTGAGATTCGCAACGCGACCCAAGGTCATTCTTGCCAGAAGGCGCCCCGATGGCTCACAGTCCGGCCCATTACGGAGGAGACCACTCATGAAACATCTTATCGCGGCCGCATGCCTGACTGTCGTTGGCGCAGGAATGGCGCTGGCCGAACCCGTGGCCGGCACGTGGAAAACCGAAACCGGCGATGGCGGCGGGTACCTGCATGTCACCATCGCGCCCTGCGGATCGAATATCTGCGGCACAATCGCCAAGGTTTTCAACAGCGACGACACATCGTCCGAAGGCAAGCCGATCATCTGGGACATGAAGGCCAAGGGCAACGGCACCTATTCCGGCGGCAAGATCTGGGCCCCCGATGTCGACAAGACCTACCGGTCCAAGATGTCGCTGAACGGCAATGCGCTAAAAGTGTCGGGCTGTGTCGGCCCGATCTGCCGCGGGCAGACCTGGACGCGCGTGAACTGACCTGCCGATCAGGGCGGGATGAACACAGGCCCTGCGGCACTGCAGGGCCTGTTTTCGTTTTGGCGCGCGTACCGATCACGCAAACGCGATGCAACTGTCGGCCGCGTCCGTGCGTTTGTCCTGCATGACCTACTGCATCAAAACACCGCTTTCCGTCCTGACCGTCGCCATTTCCCTGATCGGGGCAAGTACGGCCATGGCCAACCCAACGGGTCTGTGGATGACAGAACCGGACCGCAAGGGCCAGACCGCCCATGTGCGTGCCCAACCCTGTGACAACGGGTTTTGCGGCACGATTGTCGACGTTTTCGGCCCGAACGGCCAGGCCGTCGATGCACCGACCATCGGCACCCGCGTGTTCTGGAACATGACGCCCGAGGGGGGCGGCACCTATGAAGGCCAGGCCTATGTCCCGGCGCATGATCGCAGCTATCGCGCGGAGATGGAATTGACGGGCAACCGCATGGAAGTGTCCGGGTGCCTGGGCCCGATCTGCCAATCGCAGACCTGGACGCGTGTTCAATAGCGCCCGCTACAGTTTGGACGAGATGATGCCGGTGTTGAACCCGCCCATCCGCAGCTCTCCGAACAGGCGCTGATATTCGATCTTGGGGCAGCGGTTCTGGATCACGGTCAGCCCGGCGGCGCGCGCCATTTGCGCGGCACCGTCATGTTCGACGCCGATTTGCATCCAGATGGTCCTGAGCGTGGGGATCTGCGCCATGGCCGTCTCCACGATCTCGGGTACGGCATCGGAGCGGCGGAAAATGTCGACCATGTCGACCGGGGCATCGATATCGTCGAACCCCGCGACGATCCGGCGCCCGAACAACATGTCCCCCGCATAGACCGGGTTGACCGGGATCACCGTATACCCCTTGAGCGACAGGTACCGCGCCACATAGTAGCTGGGCCGCACCGGATTGGTGGACACGCCCACAACCGCGATGGTCTTGGCGTTGGTCAGCACCTGTTTGAGGTGCGCATCTGTGTAGGATTCCGTCATACGCACCAGCTAGACAAAAAATCGCCCCGATCGCAAAGCGAAAGGGGCGAAAAGGTGCGGAACGAGGGACAGTGAATTAACCTGCAGGAGTTCCAAGCCTGCGGTTCACTTCTACAGATATGGTGGTCTGCTCACTGAAAAAGACCCTCTCGCAAACCTGTGAACGAACCCTTAATCGCGGCATTTGATCGGGTTGGGCGCACGCCTGTGTCAGTCAAAGATATCCTCAATGATATCAAAGGCGTCCTCGAACATGTCCTTCCAGCGCGACGTGCGTTTCTGGAATTTTTTCCGGGCGGATTTTGGCTGGCGCGGGCTTTGGATGGCCGATGGGCGCACCAGGTCGCGGTCGCCGGCCTGTTTTTTCTTCGGCAGCATCTTGAGGTCGTGCAGGGGCGCGCCGCACGTGGAACAGGCCAGTTCATGCCGGTCGCGCCCGCGCAGCACAAGCGCGGCGCGCGTGCCGCAATAGCAGCATGTGGCGATTTTCGTGGGGTGGGCGATGATCGCCTCCTATCCGTGGTCCTTGGAGGCATATAAGGCGATTGCCGCTGCATTTGAGACGTTGAGCGAGCCAAACCCGCCCGCCGCGTCGATTTTGACCAACGCATCGCAGGTTTCACGGGTTTTCTGGCGCAGACCGGGTCCTTCGGCCCCCAGCACCAGCGCGACGGCGCGGTCCTTTTGACCGTGCAGCGTGCTTTCGATCGTGTGCTCTGCCGCGCCGTCCAGCCCCAGCACGATGTACCCCATGCCCTGCAAGTCCACGATCGCATCCGCGAGGTTGCGGACGCGGATGTAGGGTTGCCGTTCCAGCGCGCCCGAGGCGGTCTTTGCAAGCGCGCCCGTTTCGGGGGCGGCATGGTGGCGCGTGCCAATGACGGCGGACGCGCCCAGCACTTCGGCAGAGCGCAGGATCGCGCCCACATTGTGCGGGTCGGTGACGCGGTCCAGAAGGATCAGCCGGGGCGCATCCGCCCCGATCGCGACATCCGCAAGGCTGCCCCAATCGAGCGGCTTGACCTCGAGCGCGGCGCCCTGGTGGACCGAACCGGGATCAATGGGCGGGTTGAACCTGCGCGGGTCGATCACATCAGCGGCGATGCCCGCGGTTTCGATCGCGTCCGCCAGTTTGTTCCGGGCGTTCAGCGTCACCATCAGCTGCAATTTCTCGCGGGCCGGGTTCAACAGCGCATCGCGCACCGCGTGCAGGCCAAAGAGCCAGACGGTTGTGGCGGCATCGGCCTTTTTCGCCTGCTCTTTCGCGACGACCCATTTGGGCTTTTTCATCTTGCGTCCCTTTGGTGGTGCGGGGGGATTTTGTGCCTTGACCCCTGATATGCGTCCCGGTAATCACGCGCTCACGCCACCCGGGCCTGAAGGTCCTAATGGCGTAGTGGGCGACAGGCCGCAAGGTGTGGCAGGGGACTGTAACTCCCTCGCGGAGACGCACGCCTGGTTCGATTCCAGGGTCGCCCACCATTTCTCTTTTCCGCGCATCCGCAAGATCGAACGGATTGGTCCGTCGCGTCGCACGGGGCTGAAAGACGCGCGCAGGGCGGCCCCTCTCGCGCATCGGCGGTGCCGATACGCTGCCGGAACTACGCGCGCCGCCGAAGGCGGCACGCTGGTACGGATGGGCTTGATTGACGTTACAACTTGCATCCGCACTCGCGCATCGGCATTTGCCGATACGCTGCCGGGGCGACGCGCGCCGCCCAAGGCGGCACGCTAGAAGGGGTTGTACAGCATCCGTTTGCCGCCCGAGATCACCGATGTGCCCGACTTGCGCGACTTCAGCAGCGGGAAAGGCAATATTTTTTGCGACATGAATGTCGTGCCGGACCAGGCCGAATTGCGCGGCTTCGGGTCCGACAGCAGCTTCCAGTGCAGCGCGCGCGATACCAGGTCGCGGTTGGCATTGGCGCGTGGGTTCATGTCGCTGGACAGGAACCGCGGGTGATGCGTCATCACGCTGAGGCCGATGAACAGGTCGCGGTCCATCTGTTCCGAGATGTGGCGGTTTTCCTCTGTCCCCGGCACGCGGGTCGAGGTGACGCTGTCTGCGGCCGTCATGGCGGCGCGGGCGGCACCGAACGGAGTGACCGGGGCGCGGACAACCATGAGGGCCATGTCACCTGACAATGCCCCGGCAAAGGCGTTGGCCGATGCCTCGTCCACGCGCGCCTCCATCAAGGTCTCGGCGCTGGTGCCTGCGGGAAACACATCCATCGTGTCCTCTGGAAATCCCTTCGATTGAAGGGTTGAGGTGATGCGCTTGGCGGTTGCGTCATCGGCGTAGAGCCGGGTGATTACGGTGGTCATTGTGCTGGTCGTCCTTCCGGTCGCTTGGGTTCGCGCCGGAGATGTCCGGCCGTTGGGTGCGCACTGTGGAACAACAGGCCCTCCGATGTCCCTTGGGACACAGGATAGCGTGAAGCGTCTGAATTTCGAGCCCGCGCGACGATGACCGGCAAGATGACGGCCAGCGCGGCGCAGAGGATAAGAATTTCCGATGAGAAAACAGCGAGATAGGGCGTAGCGCTGTCTGCGTCCTGCAGGGAGCGGACCAGGTCACGCACCACACCGCCAAAGGCGACCCCTGCCCCGGCCGCGGTGGCCTGTACCGCCCCCCACGCGCCAAGGGCCAGCCCCGTGCGGGACCGGGGCGCGGTCGACAATGTCGCCGTCAGCGTGCCGTGACCGAAAAGCCCCGCGCCCAGCCCCGTCAGGAAGACGCCGGTCACGAACAGGACCTGCGCATCGGACCATGCGGCCAGAATGATGGCGCCAAAGCCCGGAATGCCGGCGGCGAGCCCCAGACCCGCCACCGGCCACGGCCCTGTGCCGCGCGACATGGTGCGCGCGGCATAGCCGAAGCCAAGCAATGTGCCCAAGGCAAGCGTGGCTGTCAGCCGCGTCGTGTCGGCCACGGACAGGTGCAGGATCTGCCCGCCATAGGGTTCAAGCACGACATCGGCCATGCCGAATGCAAAAGTGCCCAAGGCGATGAGAACCAGCAGCCGCATGACCTGTGCCTGGGCGATGAAGTCGCGCCACGCGTCCGAGAAGCTGGGGCTTGGGGCAGGCACGTGCCCTTCGGGCGTGCGCACCCGCGCCTCTTGCTTCCACAGCGCGATGCCGTTCAGCAGGACCGTCAGGACGGCAACGCCCTGGATGCACTGGATCAGGCGGCCCGGCGTGTAGTTTTCCAGGATCAGGCCAAAGACCAGCGCCGACAGGACCATGCCAAACAGCAACATGACATACATCAGGCCCACGACCTTGGGGTGGTCCTGTTCCGGGACCAGATCGGTGGCCAGCGCCAGCCCCACGGTCTGCACGATATGCAGGCCCGCCCCCACCAGCAAAAAGGCCAGCCCGGCAGATGCAAGGCCAACCCAGCGCGGCGCATCCGCCGCCTCCTGGTAGCCGGAGAGGACCAGCAGCGCGAAGGGCATGATGGCAAAGCCGCCAAATTGCAGCAGCGTGCCACGATAGATGTAGGGAAAGCGTTTGAGGCCCAGCGCCGAGTGATGGGTATCGGACTTGTACCCCACCAGCGCGCGCAGCGGTGCAAAGAGCACCGGCAGCGAAATCATCAGGGCCACCAGGCTGGCCGGGACATTCAATTCGACGATCATGACGCGGTTGAGGGTGCCCACCAGCAGCACCAATGCCATGCCCACCGTGACCTGAAACAGGGACAGGCGCAGCAGCCGTGACAGCGGCACCGTTTCGGTCGCAACATCTGCAAAGGGCAGATATCGCGGCGCGAGGCGCGACAGCTTGTTCAAGGCAAAGGCGTGGTATTTGAACATCGCGTCAGGGGGCCGTCGCATGGACGGCATCCAAAAAGGAAGGGATCAGCCGATGCGGGAAACCGCACCGGCCCAAGAGCGCACTGTATATAGCCCCGTTACTTTTCGGGGAGGAGGTGCGTTGCCCGCGCCTCTTGATCGGGTTTGAGCGTGGCCAGGGCCGTGCTGCCATCCGGCATTTCGACCATGATGACTTGGGCGCCATCATCGGTCGTTCCGGTCAGGTACGACGCCTTCTGGATCGCCTTGTCGGTCGATGCGTCAAGCGCCGCAGTCGCGCCCGAGCCCAGCTCTTGTCCCGACAGGAAGTCGGACACCCAGGTCGTGTTGCTTAGAACCGCAACATGTACCGCGAAAGAACCGACCGCGACGGCGCTGAGAAACAGCGGAACGCCAACGGTTGGCTTCACGACAAGCCACATTTTCGAGTTGTTCATGACGTGTCCCCCTTACCCGAGCCAGGGCGTTGTGATCGCCACCAGGATGTGAGCAAGAAGGGCAATCACGCCGAAAACGCGCGTGCCGTCAATGAGATAGCTGTGGACTTCCTCAGCTTCTCTCAGGGTCAGGCCGGTTGGCCATACCTTATCAGGATCATCAGACATCAAGTGCCTCCATGTCGATGGCCGTTACTTCCAATTCAACGCCAAAGATCATGAATTCATGTGTTCGAGCGCTCTTGCTGGCGGGGTCCCAACGGCCAAGGAGGAACCCAGCCAGTGTCAATGTGTCACACTAAACTGACACAATCAATGTACTGATTGCGTTACACCTCGCGCAATCGACCCCGGATTTGCCCCCAAGACCATGGGCAACACCACCAGTGCTATCCGTATGTTTGCAGAAAATTGCGCCTTTTTCGGCGGTTAGCCTTCGGCAGCATGTGCCCGGGCCGATGCGGGCGACAGGTGACATTTGTGTGGAAGATCGGCAGGTTCACGCGAAATTTGATCGCCCAGCCGCGACATCCGCTGCCGCATGGCACGCCCGCCGGGCCGGACGCAGCCCCGATCACGACTTGTCCTGCGTCAAGATTCGGCAGTTTTGTGCATATGGCGCGCGGTGCCGCTAGGACCTGCGCCCGGACGCGACCCGGGGCACAAGCGCCCGCACCAGATCGGCCATGTGCAACTGCCCGACCACGGTATCACCTTCGCACACGCGGTAGGTGTGGTTGGTGTCCCCGTCCGACAGCGCGATCACGTCTTCCAGCGTCGCGGTGGCGGCCACGTCGCCCTGGCAGGTCTGACCGTCATGGGCGGTCATCACCGACCGGACCCGCAGCACGCGGGCGCGGTTGATGTCGCTGACAAAGTCTTCGATATAGGGGTCGGCGGGGCGCAGCAGGATGCCCTGCGGCTCGCCCTGTTGCACCACGGCGCCATCCTTGAGGATCACGAGGTGGTCGGCCAGTTTCAGCGCCTCGTCCAGATCATGGGTGATAAAGACGATGGTCTTGTGCAGTTCCTTTTGCAGTTCCAGCAGCAGGTTCTGCATGTCGGTCCGGATCAGCGGGTCGAGGGCCGAGAACGCCTCGTCCATCAGCATGATGTCGGTGTTGGCGGTCAGCGCGCGGGCGATGCCGACGCGCTGCTGCATCCCGCCCGACAGTTGCGAGGGATAGCGATCCTCGA
The DNA window shown above is from uncultured Tateyamaria sp. and carries:
- a CDS encoding CoA-binding protein, which encodes MTESYTDAHLKQVLTNAKTIAVVGVSTNPVRPSYYVARYLSLKGYTVIPVNPVYAGDMLFGRRIVAGFDDIDAPVDMVDIFRRSDAVPEIVETAMAQIPTLRTIWMQIGVEHDGAAQMARAAGLTVIQNRCPKIEYQRLFGELRMGGFNTGIISSKL
- a CDS encoding PucC family protein; protein product: MRRPPDAMFKYHAFALNKLSRLAPRYLPFADVATETVPLSRLLRLSLFQVTVGMALVLLVGTLNRVMIVELNVPASLVALMISLPVLFAPLRALVGYKSDTHHSALGLKRFPYIYRGTLLQFGGFAIMPFALLVLSGYQEAADAPRWVGLASAGLAFLLVGAGLHIVQTVGLALATDLVPEQDHPKVVGLMYVMLLFGMVLSALVFGLILENYTPGRLIQCIQGVAVLTVLLNGIALWKQEARVRTPEGHVPAPSPSFSDAWRDFIAQAQVMRLLVLIALGTFAFGMADVVLEPYGGQILHLSVADTTRLTATLALGTLLGFGYAARTMSRGTGPWPVAGLGLAAGIPGFGAIILAAWSDAQVLFVTGVFLTGLGAGLFGHGTLTATLSTAPRSRTGLALGAWGAVQATAAGAGVAFGGVVRDLVRSLQDADSATPYLAVFSSEILILCAALAVILPVIVARARNSDASRYPVSQGTSEGLLFHSAHPTAGHLRREPKRPEGRPAQ
- a CDS encoding light-harvesting protein; the protein is MNNSKMWLVVKPTVGVPLFLSAVAVGSFAVHVAVLSNTTWVSDFLSGQELGSGATAALDASTDKAIQKASYLTGTTDDGAQVIMVEMPDGSTALATLKPDQEARATHLLPEK
- a CDS encoding DUF302 domain-containing protein, encoding MALMTSVFLAGTAMAGDNGIIRKEAAGSVVETMDKLQAALEGAGLTIFARVDHGAGAQGVGEDIGASQLLIFGNPKLGTQAMLDDRTAALFLPMKVAVYENESGATVIAYEAPAEMLGQLGGIATDAAYVQTMTGALGKFTDGAAQ
- a CDS encoding DUF2147 domain-containing protein is translated as MTYCIKTPLSVLTVAISLIGASTAMANPTGLWMTEPDRKGQTAHVRAQPCDNGFCGTIVDVFGPNGQAVDAPTIGTRVFWNMTPEGGGTYEGQAYVPAHDRSYRAEMELTGNRMEVSGCLGPICQSQTWTRVQ
- a CDS encoding betaine/proline/choline family ABC transporter ATP-binding protein (Members of the family are the ATP-binding subunit of ABC transporters for substrates such as betaine, L-proline or other amino acids, choline, carnitine, etc. The substrate specificity is best determined from the substrate-binding subunit, rather than this subunit, as it interacts with the permease subunit and not with substrate directly.); the encoded protein is MTAKVSLRGLYKIFGPDDAAMVRHVKAGMDKGTLLERHKHVLGLRDINVDMQPGEITVIMGLSGSGKSTLIRHLNRLIDPSAGEILVDGQDVMTLGQGALRSLRQKQMSMVFQKFALLPHKTVLENAQLPLSVQGADKATCDSEGRKWLARVGLEGFEDRYPSQLSGGMQQRVGIARALTANTDIMLMDEAFSALDPLIRTDMQNLLLELQKELHKTIVFITHDLDEALKLADHLVILKDGAVVQQGEPQGILLRPADPYIEDFVSDINRARVLRVRSVMTAHDGQTCQGDVAATATLEDVIALSDGDTNHTYRVCEGDTVVGQLHMADLVRALVPRVASGRRS
- the pufB gene encoding light-harvesting antenna LH1, beta subunit, with translation MSDDPDKVWPTGLTLREAEEVHSYLIDGTRVFGVIALLAHILVAITTPWLG
- a CDS encoding DUF2147 domain-containing protein, which gives rise to MKHLIAAACLTVVGAGMALAEPVAGTWKTETGDGGGYLHVTIAPCGSNICGTIAKVFNSDDTSSEGKPIIWDMKAKGNGTYSGGKIWAPDVDKTYRSKMSLNGNALKVSGCVGPICRGQTWTRVN
- the hisA gene encoding 1-(5-phosphoribosyl)-5-[(5-phosphoribosylamino)methylideneamino]imidazole-4-carboxamide isomerase, coding for MILYPAIDLKDGQAVRLVHGDMEKVTVFNEDPAAQARAFVDAGCTWLHLVDLNGAFAGTPVNAAPVEAILSQCDVPAQLGGGIRDMATIEMWLSKGLARVILGTVAVENPDLVRDAARAFPGCVAVGIDARGGKVATKGWATETDVDATDLAKSFEDAGVAAIIYTDINRDGAMGGPNIPATRALAQAVRIPVIASGGVSSLEDLKALKDTQVISGAISGRALYDGAIDLQAALRALA
- the rlmB gene encoding 23S rRNA (guanosine(2251)-2'-O)-methyltransferase RlmB — encoded protein: MKKPKWVVAKEQAKKADAATTVWLFGLHAVRDALLNPAREKLQLMVTLNARNKLADAIETAGIAADVIDPRRFNPPIDPGSVHQGAALEVKPLDWGSLADVAIGADAPRLILLDRVTDPHNVGAILRSAEVLGASAVIGTRHHAAPETGALAKTASGALERQPYIRVRNLADAIVDLQGMGYIVLGLDGAAEHTIESTLHGQKDRAVALVLGAEGPGLRQKTRETCDALVKIDAAGGFGSLNVSNAAAIALYASKDHG